One genomic region from Haloprofundus salinisoli encodes:
- a CDS encoding DUF5790 family protein, whose product MSQSQLGDDELFGEAAAEMREDVEAHLSAARETLPEGDDIWETEADNVLGVLNGLRSALDTGDAEDHLRQAKKWYTIGERADAFEDAEDLADAIEEVEELLEQITEAHANVGELASTIPQLRGALDEAHEETEATDDEDEDEESEAEAEEDEDDEE is encoded by the coding sequence ATGAGCCAATCGCAACTGGGCGACGACGAGCTGTTCGGCGAAGCGGCCGCGGAGATGCGCGAAGACGTCGAAGCACACCTCTCGGCGGCGCGCGAGACGCTCCCCGAGGGCGACGACATCTGGGAGACGGAGGCCGACAACGTTCTCGGTGTGCTCAACGGTCTGCGCTCGGCGCTCGACACCGGCGACGCCGAGGACCACCTCCGACAGGCCAAGAAGTGGTACACCATCGGCGAACGCGCCGACGCCTTCGAGGACGCCGAGGACCTCGCGGACGCCATCGAGGAGGTCGAAGAACTGCTCGAGCAGATAACCGAGGCCCACGCGAACGTCGGCGAACTCGCCAGCACGATTCCGCAGCTTCGCGGCGCGTTGGACGAAGCCCACGAAGAAACAGAAGCGACGGACGACGAGGACGAAGACGAGGAGTCCGAGGCCGAAGCGGAGGAAGACGAAGACGACGAAGAGTAG
- a CDS encoding creatininase family protein, which yields MHLTDATWTDVRDFDTDLALLPVGSTEQHGPHAPLGTDFLTAEAVAAAGADAADRDVVVAPAIPVGVAEEHRQFPGTLWVSGETFRSYVRETVQSLAHHGFDRVVVVNGHGGNVGALREVTARISRRDDAYAVPFTWFEAVGEHATRMGHGGPLETGLLRHVAPETVREDRMEEAKAGAADRWGEWIASVNLAHDSAEFTENGVVGDPSDGDAALGEELLDAAAAALARVLDAVAERDVARPDRRS from the coding sequence ATGCATCTCACCGACGCCACCTGGACCGACGTCCGCGACTTCGACACCGACCTCGCGCTCTTACCGGTCGGCAGCACCGAACAACACGGTCCGCACGCGCCGCTCGGAACCGATTTTCTCACGGCCGAAGCGGTCGCCGCGGCGGGTGCCGACGCCGCCGACCGAGACGTCGTCGTCGCGCCCGCGATCCCCGTCGGCGTCGCCGAAGAACACCGGCAGTTCCCGGGGACGCTCTGGGTCTCCGGGGAGACGTTCCGCTCGTACGTCCGCGAGACGGTCCAGAGCCTCGCGCACCACGGTTTCGACCGCGTCGTCGTCGTCAACGGACACGGCGGCAACGTCGGCGCACTCCGGGAGGTAACCGCGAGAATCAGTCGCCGCGACGACGCCTACGCCGTCCCGTTCACCTGGTTCGAGGCCGTCGGCGAGCACGCGACGCGGATGGGCCACGGCGGCCCGCTGGAGACGGGGCTGCTCAGACACGTCGCACCGGAGACGGTACGCGAAGACCGGATGGAGGAGGCGAAAGCAGGTGCGGCGGACCGATGGGGCGAGTGGATCGCGAGCGTCAACCTCGCGCACGACTCGGCGGAGTTTACGGAGAACGGCGTCGTCGGTGACCCGAGCGACGGTGACGCGGCACTGGGTGAGGAACTGCTCGACGCGGCGGCAGCAGCGCTGGCGCGAGTGCTCGATGCGGTCGCCGAGCGCGACGTGGCGCGGCCGGACCGGCGGTCGTAG
- a CDS encoding CPBP family intramembrane glutamic endopeptidase, translating to MDSHTAALTPQSRLGRVVDRHRLGSFFALAFAFSWTFWFGAALSDAGDSLGLAAVVPGAFGPPLAAAAVVRLGGGSVRRWARAVSPLRVSLRWYAVALLLPVAMVAVETVALSASGVELRFEVLPARVAAFLPTVLFMALLGGGQKEPGWRGFALPRLQRRLAPLPAALALGVVWAVWHLPLFHLPGSSQYGASFLTYGVGVVGLSVVFTWLYNRTASVAVVVALHGSYNAATTLYPVPLAELVGTDLAADVLVVVAAATWGVALLLVVATRGDLGHRGSRVATRRFDDADSSSEPRRGD from the coding sequence GTGGATTCGCACACCGCCGCCCTAACGCCTCAGAGTCGCCTCGGTCGAGTAGTTGACCGACACCGACTCGGGTCGTTCTTCGCCCTCGCGTTCGCCTTCTCGTGGACGTTCTGGTTCGGCGCGGCTCTCAGCGACGCGGGCGACTCACTCGGGCTGGCCGCGGTCGTGCCGGGGGCGTTCGGCCCGCCGCTGGCGGCGGCCGCCGTCGTTCGCCTCGGCGGCGGGTCGGTCCGTCGCTGGGCGCGCGCGGTGTCGCCGCTTCGCGTCTCGCTCCGATGGTACGCCGTCGCGCTTTTGCTACCCGTTGCGATGGTTGCAGTCGAGACCGTCGCCCTCTCCGCGTCGGGCGTCGAACTCCGCTTCGAGGTGCTCCCCGCCCGAGTCGCCGCGTTCCTCCCGACGGTGCTGTTTATGGCGCTGCTCGGCGGCGGACAGAAGGAACCGGGGTGGCGCGGGTTCGCGCTTCCGCGATTGCAGCGGCGACTCGCGCCGCTTCCGGCGGCGCTCGCGCTCGGCGTCGTCTGGGCGGTGTGGCACCTTCCGCTGTTTCACCTCCCGGGATCCTCCCAGTACGGAGCTTCGTTTCTGACGTACGGCGTCGGCGTCGTCGGCCTCTCCGTGGTCTTCACGTGGCTGTATAATCGCACCGCGAGCGTCGCCGTCGTGGTGGCGCTCCACGGGAGCTACAACGCGGCGACGACGCTGTATCCCGTTCCGCTCGCCGAACTGGTCGGAACCGACCTCGCCGCCGACGTGCTCGTCGTCGTCGCTGCCGCTACGTGGGGAGTCGCACTCCTCCTCGTCGTGGCGACCCGCGGCGACCTCGGCCACCGAGGTTCGCGCGTAGCGACTCGGCGGTTCGACGACGCCGACTCGTCCTCCGAGCCCCGACGCGGAGACTGA
- a CDS encoding DUF5789 family protein produces MSNDEADDSRELGVEFGELDDELKSHDYPTTTDELVDEYGDYEIEMSNETRTFGDIMEPYQEETGQDFSDAGEVKQAVLNMVGSEAVGRQRYSGRGLDQDPDEQDSV; encoded by the coding sequence ATGAGTAACGACGAAGCCGACGACAGCCGCGAGTTGGGCGTCGAGTTCGGCGAGTTGGATGACGAACTCAAATCGCACGACTATCCGACGACGACCGACGAGCTCGTCGACGAGTACGGCGACTACGAAATCGAGATGTCAAACGAGACTCGAACGTTCGGCGACATTATGGAGCCGTACCAAGAGGAGACGGGACAGGACTTCAGCGACGCCGGTGAGGTCAAACAGGCCGTGCTCAACATGGTCGGGTCGGAGGCCGTCGGCCGCCAGCGGTACAGCGGTCGCGGGTTAGATCAGGATCCAGACGAGCAAGACTCCGTCTGA